AGCAGGACAAGTTCGTCAACTTCCTCGACCAGGACGTCGATCCCGGCCAGTGGACCGACGCCGTCGTCCAGCGAGCGTCCACACCGGACGGAAACGCGCTGATCGGCCTGCCGACCGACGTTGGCGGCCTGGCCATGTGCTACCGCACCGACCTGTTCGCCGAGGCCGGGCTGCCAACCGACCGCGAGGAGGTGAGCAAGCTGTGGCCGACCTGGCAGGACTACATCGAGACCGGCAACGAGTTCCTCGCGTCCTCCGGCGGCGAGGTGAAGTGGTTCGACGCCGGTGGGCACGTGCTCACCGGGATCCTCGGCAACGAGGAACGTACCTTCTACAACGAGGCCGGTGACCTCATCGTGGAGAGCAACCCGGCCGTGCGGGCCGCCTGGGACCTGAGCGTGCAGGCCATCGAGGCCGGGCAGTCCGCGGCACTGCCGGAGTTCTCACCGGAGTGGAACACCGGCTTCCAGCAGGGACAGTTCGCCACCGTCACCTGCCCAGCCTGGATGATGGGCTACATCCAGGCCAACGCCGGTGGCACCAGCGGGAAATGGGATATCGCCACCGTCCCCGGCGGCTCGGGCAACTGGGGTGGCTCCTACGTCACCGTTCCCGCGCAGGGCGAGCACACCGAGGCGGCCATACGGCTGGCGAAGTGGCTCACCGCACCGGAGCAGAGCATCACGATCTTCCAGGAGATCGGCAACTTCCCCAGCCAGCGCAGCACCTGGGACGACCCCGCGGTGGCCGAGTACTCCTCGCCGTTCTTCAACAACGCGCCCGCGGGCCGGATCTTCCCGGAATCCCTCGCCGACGCACCGGTACAGGTGGTCGGGCCGCAGAGCGGGGTCATCGGCAACACCTTCTCCGACGCGCTGAACAGCGTCGAGCAGGGCACCGACCCGCAGGAGGCATGGGAGCAGGCGATGAGCGACATCCGGTCCGCGGCGGGCACCGGATGACGTCTGGGCGCGATGTGCTCAGCGAGCCAGGCCCGCGCGCGGGCGCCCCGGGTGAACCCCCGCGGGCGCCCGCGGGGGCGGCTCCCCGGCGGCAGCGCGGGTCCCGGATGCGGACCCGGCTGCACCGGTTCGACCTGAAGGGCTCGCCGTACCTCTACATCACGCCGTTCTTCGCCCTGTTCGGGGTGTTCGGCCTGCTGCCGCTGGCCTACACGGCGCTGCTGTCCACCACCGCGTGGAGTCCGCGCCGCCCTGGCAGCGAGGACTCATCGGTTGGCCTCGGCAACTACCAGGACCTGCTCGGCGACGAGAACTTCCACAACGCGCTGATCAACACCTTCGGCATCGGCCTGCTGTCCACCGTGCCGCAGCTGCTGCTGGCGCTGGGCATCGCGCACCTGCTGAACTACCGGCTACGCGGGCGGTTGTTCTTCCGGATGGGTGTGCTGGTTCCCTACATCACCTCGGTCGCGGCGGTGGCGCTGATCTTCAACCAGATCTTCGCCCGCGACTTCGGGCTGCTGAACTGGCTGTTGCAGCCGTTCACCGGGGACACGCCGATCGACTGGCGGGCCAGCACGCTGGCCTCCTGGGTGGCGGTCTCGGTCATGGTGACCTGGCACTGGACCGGCTACAACGCGCTGATCTACCTGGCGGCGATGCAGA
The sequence above is drawn from the Amycolatopsis aidingensis genome and encodes:
- a CDS encoding carbohydrate ABC transporter permease, which codes for MRTRLHRFDLKGSPYLYITPFFALFGVFGLLPLAYTALLSTTAWSPRRPGSEDSSVGLGNYQDLLGDENFHNALINTFGIGLLSTVPQLLLALGIAHLLNYRLRGRLFFRMGVLVPYITSVAAVALIFNQIFARDFGLLNWLLQPFTGDTPIDWRASTLASWVAVSVMVTWHWTGYNALIYLAAMQTIPYELYESAAIDGASRWRQFWHITIPSLRPTIIFTVIVSTIGALQLFAEPFLFDTTRNNNGGSERQFQTVVLYLYQQFWSNGQYGYGAAIAWTLFLITVVIALINFLLVRRIRSTE
- a CDS encoding ABC transporter substrate-binding protein yields the protein MTATLAASALLLAACGGGSDDSADGVTTLTINVFGDSFSLPENRSIYDEYERLNPDVKIVENRGEFGTHHQNLQARLTAGSGTADLELIEVGQIAGFIGQQDKFVNFLDQDVDPGQWTDAVVQRASTPDGNALIGLPTDVGGLAMCYRTDLFAEAGLPTDREEVSKLWPTWQDYIETGNEFLASSGGEVKWFDAGGHVLTGILGNEERTFYNEAGDLIVESNPAVRAAWDLSVQAIEAGQSAALPEFSPEWNTGFQQGQFATVTCPAWMMGYIQANAGGTSGKWDIATVPGGSGNWGGSYVTVPAQGEHTEAAIRLAKWLTAPEQSITIFQEIGNFPSQRSTWDDPAVAEYSSPFFNNAPAGRIFPESLADAPVQVVGPQSGVIGNTFSDALNSVEQGTDPQEAWEQAMSDIRSAAGTG